AAGGACTCGGAGGGCTCGCCCTACGCCAACATGTCCATGGCCGCCACCGGCCTGGTGCCGCCCGGTCAGACGCACATCTACACCTGGGAGGTGCCCGAGCGTGCCGGCCCCGCGAATGGCGACGAAAGCTCCGCGCTCTGGCTCTACCACTCGCACAACTACGAACCCAAAGACGTGAACGCCGGCCTCGTCGGTCCGCTCATCATCACCCGCCGCGGCATGGCGCGGCCCGACGGCAGCCCCAAAGATGTGGATCGCGAAGTCTTCGCCTTTTTCATGGTCTTCGACGAGATCCGCTCGCACTACATCGACCACAACATCAACACCTACGCCGGCGATCCCAGCACGATCAAGGACCGCTCCGAGTTCTTGCCCTTCGACGCCAACGGCGACCCCAACATCCTGCTCGGCTCCGGCTTCGCCGCCGTGAACCACAAGTACGCCATCAACGGATTCCTCTACGGCAACAATCCCCCCATCAGGATGAAGCGGGGCCAGCACGTGCGCTGGTACCTGATGACCATGGGCGACGCCTTCAACTTCCACACGCCGCACTGGCACGGCAACGTCGTCACCGTGGACCACCACAATGCCGACATCGTGGCACTCTCGCCGGCACAGTTCGTCATCGCCGACATGACGCCCGACAACCCCGGCACCTGGATGTTCCACTGCCACATCAGCGAACACATGGAAGCCGGCATGATGACGAATTACGAAGTGACGGAGTAGCGGGCAAATCCTTCGGAATTGTCATCCCGAGGAGCGGAGCGACGAGGGATCTGCTTTTGATTCTCGGTGGAAGCACCGGGCTTTAGCCCGGTGAACAAACGCGGAACAGCTCGGGGCTTTAGCCCCGGAACGAAAGAGTGTTCCCACGTCCGCGCCGTGTTTGCGGCGAGCACGGACCGTGTGGCCGCGGGCGAATCGGGGCCCCCGGCGCGCCTGCTTTTGGCGAGGCGGGGTGAGGACCCCGCCCGCGCTCGCATCATGCGGAGCCTCATTCCTTCTCGATCTGCAACCCTCCCCAGAACGCAAACGCAAACACCGTCGCCGCCAGGAACTCGAACAGAATGTCTTTGGGCTGAAAGAAGCCGCTCAGGGTTGCGCCGTGGAACTTCGTGCGGATGTATAGGAAGTTCACCACGCCGCCCACCAGCATGTCGCCGAGCTGGCCCGCGGCCGCGCCCACCCAGATCGCCAGCCACAGCGGCGAGCGGGTCATGCGCAACGCCAGCGCCAGCCCGCCCAGCGTGAACGACGCAGCCATGAAGGCGAGTAGCATCGATATCGGACGCCAGTCCGTGTGTCCGGCCATGATCGCGCTCACGATGGCGCGCTCGATCAGCCGCAGGACCGAGTACGCGCCTGCCGCCGCAAAAATCCCGCCCCACTCGTTGCGAATGGGACGAAGCAACAGCAGCACGCACGCCGCCAGCAGCAGGTCGCCGATGAAGGCCATCACCGCGAACCATATCGGGACTGCCGCCTGCCGCATGACCATCGGTCCGATGAAAAAGGTGAACGCGGTAGAGAGCAGCAACGCCACCGTGAAGGCCACGATCGGCATCCATCGGATGCGCGCGCCCGCCAGCCCCAGGAGCTTTCGCAGGCCTTCGCCGGCGTCTTCCGCCGCGGGCGCGTAAGTCACACTGCCCGGCCGAGCGCCCACCACATGCCGCTGCCAGTGCGCGTTCAGGCTGCTCTGGCAGGTGAGGAAGCCGGCCAACACCATCGCCTCGGTAATCAACGCCAGCGCCGGGTGAATGAAACCCACAACGCAGTTGCCAGCGATGCCGCCGATGAGCAGTCCGCGCGCCAGCCCGGTGTTGAGCAGCGGATCACCCAGTCCTTCCTTACGCTGCATGCCGTGGATCGTCCCCGTAAAGTCGATCAGCACGCGGAAGAACCAGTAGATGTTGAAGAACGGAATCAGCAGGAACCCCGCCGCCTGCCCGGGCTGCACCGTCGTGACGCCGGGCGAATGCGCGCGCATCTCCTTGTAGATCTGGTACAGCCAGTAGACCCAGTAGATGTTGGCGGTGATCAGCAGCAAGCCGGCCATCGCCGGCAGATTGCGTGGCTTTCCCAGGGGAGCCGCAACAGCGGCCGATGCCGCAGCAGACATGTTTGCCTCCGGTCGAGCGGGCCCGGGGCCTATCGCGAATTGCGCGCCATTATGGCCATCCGCCCGCCAGACGCAAGGGAAATCTGCAACGCGGACCCACGAAAGGATGGCCGCGCAGAAGGCGCCCACGTTCGCGCCGCGTTCTTTGCTGCGCTAACGTGGGGACAACCGTCCAAACGAGGCACTTCACGTTGTAGCGACGGGCGCCCTCGCCCGTCGGCGCGCCGCAGGCGCGCTTGGAAAATAGCCCGGCGCTTCCAGCGCCGGGTACGGCGCCACCAGAGAATGCCGTCCCGTAGGGACGGCATCTCGGTGGGAGCACCGGGCTTTAGCCCGTTGAATACAAGCGCTCACCAATCGGGGCTATAGCCCCGGGGCCCGCGGCGCAGCCAGCAGCGGTTCCCTGTCGCACCTTGTCGCTTGCAATCCACAGCCTGGACATGTCAACCTCGGGAAAACTCACGCACGCGGCCTATAGCTATAAGACATTGTTCTTTGTTCCCAATACTTTGCCTCTAAGCCATCTGAACTCAAAGACCCGGAAACAGGGTTTCGCCAACTCATCGATTCCCAAAGACCGCGCCAAAACCCACCGGGGGGCTGCGCACGCGGCGTGCCATTTATAATTCCTTGCTTTGTCGCTACGTTCTGCGCAACCCAGGTGAACTGATTGTCTCTTGACGAAAAAATCTACGAGCAGCGCCGCGAGAAGCTGAAGCAGATCGAGGCGCTGGGGCAGGAAGCCTATCCGCGCCGCTTCGAAGCGTCGCACTCGGTTTCGCAAATTCTGAGCGCCTACTCCGGCAAGACCGGCGAGCAACTCGAACACGAGCGCGTCAACGTCACCGTCGCCGGCCGCATCCGCGCCATCCGTCTCATGGGCAAGGCCGGCTTCGCGCATATCCAGCAAGGCGGCGGGCGGCTTCAGGCCTACATCAAGAAGGACGACGTCGGCGAGAAAGGCTTCGAGCTCTGGAAGCTGCTCGATATCGGCGACCACATCGGCGTGCGCGGCTACCTGTTCCGCACGCGGACGGGCGAGCTCACCGTCCACGTCGCCGAGATCACGTTCCTGTCAAAAGACCTGCTGCCGCTGCCGGAAAAATGGCACGGCCTCACCGACGTCGAACTGCGCTATCGCCAGCGCTACGTGGA
The genomic region above belongs to Terriglobales bacterium and contains:
- a CDS encoding multicopper oxidase domain-containing protein produces the protein MLKALRTTAVLLCCSTFLLAQAPPSPKKPAAKSPAGKVRNYFIAADEVEWDYAPLGMDHMTGKPFDKLASAFVDKAPNRIGHIYRKAVYREYTDATFQHLKPRPEAEQHMGILGPVIRAEVGDTIRITFKNNATQPYSMHPHGVSYKKDSEGSPYANMSMAATGLVPPGQTHIYTWEVPERAGPANGDESSALWLYHSHNYEPKDVNAGLVGPLIITRRGMARPDGSPKDVDREVFAFFMVFDEIRSHYIDHNINTYAGDPSTIKDRSEFLPFDANGDPNILLGSGFAAVNHKYAINGFLYGNNPPIRMKRGQHVRWYLMTMGDAFNFHTPHWHGNVVTVDHHNADIVALSPAQFVIADMTPDNPGTWMFHCHISEHMEAGMMTNYEVTE
- a CDS encoding DUF4234 domain-containing protein, which gives rise to MSAAASAAVAAPLGKPRNLPAMAGLLLITANIYWVYWLYQIYKEMRAHSPGVTTVQPGQAAGFLLIPFFNIYWFFRVLIDFTGTIHGMQRKEGLGDPLLNTGLARGLLIGGIAGNCVVGFIHPALALITEAMVLAGFLTCQSSLNAHWQRHVVGARPGSVTYAPAAEDAGEGLRKLLGLAGARIRWMPIVAFTVALLLSTAFTFFIGPMVMRQAAVPIWFAVMAFIGDLLLAACVLLLLRPIRNEWGGIFAAAGAYSVLRLIERAIVSAIMAGHTDWRPISMLLAFMAASFTLGGLALALRMTRSPLWLAIWVGAAAGQLGDMLVGGVVNFLYIRTKFHGATLSGFFQPKDILFEFLAATVFAFAFWGGLQIEKE